The following are encoded in a window of Nitrospinota bacterium genomic DNA:
- a CDS encoding EAL domain-containing protein, producing MGIFSSIGQIFKVFRSGLLTFLATLLITISLAVYTQLQVKKSVEDTVANRLTSLLASAETGYQIWAEDQKSRAYLWANTAEIASEIEELVRIASLPDIAKEKLLNSIVTHDLRHRLAPIVKKLDYFGFVVTDRNKRNIAARLDEPVLVQFDDLDDSFFNRAMAGEVVISHPKISSIALPDENGVFQKGVPTMFASSPVFNARNEVIAILSFRIRPVADFSKIFHAVRVGDSGETYAFDRNGLMLTESRFAESLREFGIIKKRSMLEVELRDPGVNLMEGERPSIPREEWPFTVMARSALGGGSGVNVAGYPDYRGVDVVGAWKWLEKYDIGIASELDKEEAFATLNVLEELIFALSVLVVVLSVAIIAIRRYARETALKDAAFRGVISSTNEGYWEIDSGRKTTVVNKALCEILGYEAEELVGRSPLDFMHESSKTEFLKKIATVSQTDHRLYEELIFIRKNGEMVYLRLSATTKRDSAGNAIGSFAFVTDFTDIKKAEDALKRSEDALLKGQKVAKMGSWDWNIITNELVWSDEIYRIFGLEPQEFGATYDAFLGSIHPDDRELVVQAVNDAVAGKKDYKVEHRVVRPNGVIRIVEEIGEVTFDLSWKPQRMIGIVHDITERKKAEEDLRRSEESLNKAQEISNTGNWGWNLFTNEMEWSDELYRIFGYEPRSVKPSYDLFINAVHSHDRDMVALKLKEAVKDRTGYKIEHRVEWLDGMERIVHMQGELVLDRRGNPVRMIGIAHDITERVKATAELTLAYNVFENVEEAIMVTDVLGVLTYVNPAFLNITGFTPEQALGCTPAMLRSQKHDKAFYEAMWKELLETGRWQGEIWNRRKDGEVYPAWLSISSISNEAGQRTQYIGVLKDITDIKRSQEEIKYQAYHDPLTGLPNRILFKDRLKQSLIHAGREKRQIAVMFLDVDNFKNINDSLGHPVGDRLLQGVGARIVGTLREMDTVSRVGGDEFTVILEDIRSPQDAIQAARKIVEAISHPFVEKGNNLFVTTSIGITVFPTDSEDLNTLLQNADLAMYRAKKLGKNNYQLFTTEMNTNALERLEIENDLRLAIDRQEFSLVYQPKVSLGSGEIMGVEVLVRWGHPTKGMVLPSKFIPVAEESGLILNIGKWVLFEACRQTKAWLDAGLPSIIVSVNISAVQFKRGDLVELVEEALGKTGLPAENLDLEITESLIMTDVNSAIETMKRLNDMGVELSIDDFGTGYSSLVYLKKFPIDTLKIDQAFVRNLTTDANDAAITDAVISMGHSLNLKVVAEGVETAAHLEYLHRQGCDIIQGYYFSKPVDASTFEEYLRSGKNLEMASIGRGK from the coding sequence ATGGGCATATTTTCGTCGATAGGCCAAATTTTCAAGGTTTTCCGCTCCGGTCTTTTAACCTTTCTGGCGACCCTGTTGATCACAATTTCGCTCGCTGTCTATACGCAGTTGCAGGTGAAGAAGTCGGTGGAGGATACCGTTGCAAACAGGTTGACGTCGCTATTGGCATCAGCCGAAACCGGTTACCAAATCTGGGCCGAGGACCAGAAATCGCGAGCATATCTCTGGGCCAACACGGCTGAGATAGCATCCGAGATAGAAGAGCTTGTAAGGATAGCCTCACTGCCGGATATAGCGAAAGAAAAGCTTTTAAATTCTATTGTAACTCACGATCTGAGGCATAGATTGGCTCCGATAGTGAAAAAATTGGACTATTTCGGTTTTGTAGTAACGGACAGGAACAAGCGGAATATCGCCGCCAGGCTGGATGAGCCAGTTTTAGTGCAATTCGACGATCTGGATGACAGTTTTTTCAATCGCGCGATGGCCGGAGAAGTTGTTATCTCCCACCCAAAAATTTCTTCAATAGCGCTTCCCGATGAAAACGGAGTTTTTCAAAAGGGGGTGCCGACGATGTTCGCAAGTTCGCCGGTCTTTAACGCCCGGAATGAGGTGATCGCCATATTGTCTTTTCGGATAAGACCGGTAGCCGATTTTTCAAAAATATTCCATGCGGTCAGGGTAGGGGATTCAGGTGAGACATACGCGTTTGACCGCAACGGCCTGATGCTTACGGAAAGCAGATTCGCCGAAAGTCTAAGGGAGTTCGGGATAATAAAAAAGAGAAGCATGCTTGAGGTCGAGTTGCGCGATCCCGGGGTGAACTTGATGGAAGGGGAGAGGCCCTCCATTCCGAGAGAGGAATGGCCATTTACGGTCATGGCCCGGAGCGCTCTGGGCGGCGGATCAGGTGTAAATGTTGCGGGATATCCTGATTACCGCGGGGTTGATGTTGTCGGCGCCTGGAAATGGCTGGAAAAATACGATATCGGAATTGCGAGCGAACTTGATAAGGAAGAGGCCTTTGCCACATTAAATGTTCTGGAAGAGCTGATTTTCGCTCTCTCCGTCCTTGTTGTCGTTTTATCCGTTGCGATCATTGCGATACGGCGTTATGCGCGGGAGACGGCGCTAAAAGATGCCGCTTTCAGGGGTGTTATCAGTTCCACCAACGAAGGATATTGGGAGATAGATTCCGGGAGAAAAACAACAGTTGTGAATAAGGCGCTATGCGAAATTCTTGGGTACGAGGCCGAGGAACTGGTTGGGCGTTCGCCTCTCGATTTCATGCACGAATCTTCAAAAACCGAATTTCTGAAAAAGATCGCAACGGTTTCACAAACTGATCATAGGCTATACGAGGAACTTATCTTTATTCGGAAAAACGGCGAGATGGTTTATCTTCGTTTGAGCGCCACGACAAAAAGGGACAGCGCAGGCAACGCGATAGGTTCATTCGCTTTTGTCACAGATTTTACCGATATCAAGAAAGCGGAAGACGCCTTGAAGCGGAGCGAAGATGCTCTTTTAAAGGGGCAGAAGGTCGCGAAAATGGGGAGCTGGGACTGGAATATCATCACGAACGAACTTGTCTGGTCGGACGAGATATACCGCATCTTCGGCCTGGAGCCGCAGGAGTTTGGTGCGACATACGATGCTTTTCTGGGGTCGATCCATCCCGACGACAGGGAGTTGGTTGTTCAGGCGGTGAACGACGCTGTGGCAGGAAAGAAAGATTACAAGGTTGAGCATCGAGTAGTAAGGCCGAACGGCGTGATAAGGATCGTTGAGGAGATAGGGGAAGTGACATTCGACCTGTCCTGGAAACCTCAAAGGATGATAGGGATAGTTCACGACATAACAGAGCGGAAAAAGGCTGAGGAGGATCTTCGCAGGAGCGAGGAATCGCTGAACAAGGCGCAGGAGATATCCAATACGGGGAACTGGGGCTGGAACCTGTTCACCAACGAGATGGAGTGGTCAGATGAGCTGTACAGAATTTTCGGGTATGAACCGCGAAGCGTAAAACCTTCCTACGATCTATTCATAAATGCAGTGCATTCGCATGACAGGGATATGGTGGCCTTGAAGCTGAAGGAAGCGGTGAAAGACCGGACGGGATATAAAATTGAACACAGGGTGGAATGGCTGGACGGCATGGAGAGGATAGTTCATATGCAGGGTGAGCTTGTTCTGGATAGACGCGGAAATCCTGTAAGGATGATAGGTATCGCGCATGATATTACCGAGCGGGTAAAAGCCACAGCAGAACTTACCCTCGCCTACAACGTTTTTGAAAATGTTGAAGAAGCGATAATGGTAACGGATGTACTAGGCGTTTTAACCTACGTCAATCCCGCATTTTTGAATATAACCGGATTCACGCCGGAACAGGCGTTAGGATGTACTCCTGCGATGCTTCGGTCACAAAAACATGACAAGGCGTTCTATGAGGCTATGTGGAAGGAGCTTCTCGAGACAGGGCGATGGCAGGGGGAAATATGGAACAGGAGAAAGGATGGCGAGGTTTATCCGGCCTGGCTCTCCATCTCTTCCATCAGCAACGAGGCTGGACAAAGGACACAGTATATAGGGGTTCTGAAGGATATTACCGACATAAAGAGGAGCCAGGAAGAGATCAAGTACCAGGCGTATCACGATCCGCTTACAGGGCTGCCGAACAGGATACTGTTTAAGGACAGGTTAAAGCAGTCGCTGATACACGCGGGGCGTGAGAAACGTCAGATTGCCGTTATGTTTCTGGATGTAGACAACTTCAAAAATATCAATGACAGCCTTGGACACCCGGTCGGGGACAGGCTTTTGCAGGGCGTCGGCGCGCGCATAGTCGGCACACTCAGGGAGATGGATACGGTTTCGAGAGTGGGTGGCGACGAGTTTACCGTCATCCTCGAGGATATTCGCAGTCCGCAGGACGCCATACAGGCGGCCAGGAAAATAGTGGAGGCGATCTCCCATCCATTCGTGGAGAAAGGGAATAATCTCTTTGTTACCACAAGTATCGGGATAACCGTTTTCCCGACCGACAGCGAAGATCTCAATACCCTGCTCCAGAACGCGGACCTCGCCATGTACCGCGCGAAAAAGCTGGGGAAGAATAATTACCAGCTGTTTACCACCGAGATGAACACGAACGCCCTTGAGCGCCTCGAGATTGAAAACGATTTGCGGTTGGCCATTGACCGTCAGGAGTTCTCTCTTGTCTATCAGCCGAAGGTAAGCCTGGGAAGCGGCGAGATCATGGGAGTCGAGGTGCTTGTGAGGTGGGGGCATCCGACGAAGGGTATGGTATTGCCATCGAAGTTCATCCCCGTGGCGGAGGAGAGCGGGCTTATCCTGAATATCGGGAAGTGGGTTCTGTTCGAGGCTTGCAGACAGACAAAAGCGTGGCTCGACGCCGGTCTTCCGTCGATTATAGTTTCGGTCAATATATCTGCCGTGCAGTTCAAGAGGGGGGATCTTGTCGAATTGGTTGAGGAGGCTCTGGGCAAAACCGGCCTCCCGGCGGAAAATCTCGACCTTGAAATTACCGAGAGCCTAATTATGACCGATGTAAATTCGGCCATAGAAACGATGAAACGCCTTAACGATATGGGGGTGGAATTGTCGATCGACGATTTTGGAACCGGTTATTCTTCTCTTGTGTATCTGAAAAAGTTCCCCATAGACACGCTGAAGATAGATCAGGCGTTTGTTCGCAATCTCACGACGGATGCAAACGACGCCGCTATCACCGATGCCGTCATCTCAATGGGGCACTCCCTCAATCTGAAGGTCGTTGCCGAAGGTGTTGAAACTGCCGCGCATCTTGAATACCTCCACAGGCAGGGCTGTGACATAATTCAGGGATACTACTTCTCGAAGCCTGTTGATGCTTCAACCTTTGAGGAGTATCTGAGAAGCGGAAAAAATCTTGAGATGGCAAGTATCGGCCGGGGTAAATAA
- a CDS encoding phosphoenolpyruvate carboxykinase, translated as MDSLRKPYSFSGNKVLLDYSSIYCDSTAALLKSDLFREILRRYLIQLEKRGSHIHEYLKNSFSGIGNEEILNSLVSLFRLLATHSVDEIGKLSDEHRMALARPDILFELKDQIYNFWVRMERVTYMNVPKRQTDIENDLHYAQFVTTNEELKNLILLTYRRIGENLIVQNPRVLRQLPAWANMAMLVRKIEWDCPEQFGQINEIPFVRVCLIFPPLILYPKANTRKGSFEETKKLPDGLFDIKQDEWFCFPAKVGDLLAFIYFHRDFCTLALSMSNLFELASKAELKGGKPDLMIFFGIAPEKFPMKTGYHYHEETSTLIGMVSNINEVDYFGYFKKMTLTLHNLRMIKKKNLPIHGAMVAVELKDGSTANVVIIGDSGAGKSETLEALRLLAEDNIKEMKIIFDDMGSLRLDDKGDVIGYGTETGAFVRIDDLSPAYAYEQVGRSIFMNPHLKNARIVIPVTSYETIMRGHKVDIFLYANNYDLVPEGVSAIEFFKEKSEAIEVFRYGARMAKGTTDEKGLVHTYFANPFGAPQEREAHEKIAETFFKAMFAKGVKVGQIRTRLGLDGYEQKGPEMASKDLFEVIKGLKK; from the coding sequence ATGGACAGTTTGAGAAAACCGTACTCCTTTTCCGGCAACAAGGTCTTGCTGGACTACTCATCCATCTATTGCGATTCCACCGCGGCCCTTCTCAAAAGCGACCTCTTCAGGGAGATATTAAGGAGGTATCTTATCCAGCTCGAAAAAAGGGGGAGCCACATCCACGAATACCTTAAAAACTCTTTCTCTGGGATAGGGAACGAAGAGATACTCAATTCCCTCGTCAGCCTCTTTCGCCTTCTCGCGACGCATAGCGTGGACGAGATCGGCAAATTGAGCGATGAGCACCGGATGGCTCTGGCAAGACCGGATATCCTTTTCGAATTAAAGGATCAGATTTACAACTTCTGGGTGCGGATGGAGAGGGTAACCTACATGAACGTACCCAAGAGGCAAACCGATATTGAAAACGACCTCCATTACGCTCAGTTCGTCACTACGAACGAGGAGTTGAAAAACCTCATACTTCTAACTTACAGGAGGATAGGCGAAAATCTAATAGTCCAGAATCCGCGCGTTTTAAGACAGCTTCCGGCATGGGCAAATATGGCGATGCTGGTCAGAAAGATAGAATGGGACTGCCCCGAACAGTTCGGCCAGATCAATGAAATTCCGTTCGTCAGGGTATGCCTTATTTTCCCACCGCTCATCCTCTACCCGAAGGCGAACACCCGCAAAGGGAGTTTCGAGGAGACAAAAAAACTCCCTGACGGCCTGTTCGACATCAAGCAGGATGAGTGGTTCTGTTTCCCGGCAAAGGTTGGGGACCTCCTCGCCTTCATCTACTTCCATCGCGATTTCTGCACGCTCGCCCTTTCCATGAGCAACCTCTTTGAACTGGCGAGCAAAGCTGAGCTAAAAGGGGGAAAACCCGATCTGATGATCTTCTTCGGTATCGCGCCGGAAAAATTCCCGATGAAAACCGGCTACCACTACCATGAGGAGACCTCCACCCTCATAGGCATGGTGAGCAACATAAACGAAGTAGATTACTTCGGCTACTTCAAGAAGATGACACTCACACTCCACAACCTGAGGATGATAAAGAAGAAAAATCTTCCTATTCACGGCGCGATGGTTGCCGTGGAGCTGAAGGACGGCTCGACAGCCAACGTGGTAATCATTGGCGACAGTGGCGCCGGGAAGTCCGAAACACTAGAAGCGCTCCGCCTCCTTGCCGAGGACAACATCAAGGAGATGAAGATCATCTTCGACGATATGGGCTCGCTCCGCCTCGATGACAAGGGGGACGTGATCGGATACGGAACCGAGACCGGCGCCTTCGTAAGGATCGACGACCTCAGCCCAGCCTACGCGTATGAGCAGGTCGGGCGAAGTATCTTCATGAATCCCCACCTGAAAAACGCAAGGATTGTAATACCGGTGACTTCATACGAAACAATCATGCGCGGGCACAAGGTAGATATCTTCCTCTACGCGAACAACTACGACCTGGTCCCTGAAGGGGTCTCGGCCATTGAGTTTTTCAAGGAGAAATCGGAAGCTATCGAGGTGTTCCGCTACGGAGCGCGTATGGCGAAAGGGACGACCGACGAAAAAGGGCTGGTGCATACATACTTCGCCAATCCGTTCGGTGCGCCCCAGGAGAGGGAAGCCCACGAAAAGATCGCCGAAACGTTCTTTAAAGCCATGTTCGCCAAGGGGGTGAAGGTGGGACAGATACGCACACGCCTCGGGCTGGACGGATACGAACAGAAAGGCCCCGAGATGGCATCAAAGGATCTTTTTGAAGTCATAAAAGGCTTAAAGAAGTAA
- the secA gene encoding preprotein translocase subunit SecA, with the protein MLSSILNKMFGSRNERELKRIGEIVNIVNSLEPRISALDDTALKEKTFEFRKRLQDGETMDSILPEAFAVCREAGKRVLKMRHFDSQIIGGVVLNDGKIAEMKTGEGKTLVATLPAYLNSLTGKGVHLVTVNDYLAKRDSEWMGKIYRFLGLTVGTVQHNITESARIEAYRSDITYGTNNEFGFDYLRDNMKFDIKQCVQRELNFAIVDEVDSILIDEARTPLIISGPAEESTDKYMKIDRIMPQLLKKDKFYTTDEKARSAMLTEDGVAKAEELLDLENLYDPRNVEILHHVNQALKAHTLFKIDVDYVVKDDQVLIVDEFTGRLMEGRRYSDGLHQALEAKERVKIENENQTLATITFQNYFRLYKKLSGMTGTADTEATEFHNIYKLEVIVLPTNRPMIRADMGDLIYRTKGEKYKAIVEHIAETHKTGQPVLVGTISIEKSEHISNMLKRKGIKHNVLNAKQHEKEAEIVAQAGRKGAVTIATNMAGRGTDIVLGGNVEKLVEQEGLSVEEDREAYEARQKEIEARCAVEKEEVLKAGGLMIIGTERHESRRIDNQLRGRSGRQGDPGVTRFYLSLEDDLMRIFGSDRISGLMEKLGMEEDVPIEHKMVSRAIENAQKRVEGHNFDSRKHILEYDDVMNKQREVIYGQRKLILEGADLREEVIEFAKISADRLVMEHVPEKAHPDEWDFDGLKKGLQGQFGIEASADEKKNLMIGGQQLSYETMLQDDVFDAIDKAIEAAYERQEEAIGKPRLRDFERYIMLNVLDNQWKEHLLMMDHLKEGIGFRGYAQKNPLNEYKREGHDLFHEMIERFKTEVASILFRVKVEENAEVPLVQQRKPRQVVESRGDIDPSEPRTVKREGEKVGRNDPCPCGSGKKYKKCHGA; encoded by the coding sequence ATGTTAAGCTCGATTTTAAATAAAATGTTCGGTAGCCGCAACGAGCGGGAGTTGAAGAGGATAGGCGAGATTGTAAATATCGTGAACTCTTTGGAGCCTCGGATCTCGGCGCTGGATGATACCGCCCTCAAGGAAAAAACCTTTGAATTCAGGAAAAGGCTTCAGGATGGGGAAACGATGGATTCCATCCTCCCGGAAGCATTCGCTGTCTGCCGCGAAGCTGGCAAAAGGGTCCTAAAGATGCGCCATTTCGACTCCCAGATAATAGGCGGTGTCGTACTGAATGACGGAAAAATTGCCGAAATGAAAACCGGTGAAGGTAAAACGCTGGTTGCCACCCTCCCGGCATATCTCAACAGTCTCACAGGAAAAGGGGTGCACCTCGTTACGGTGAACGACTACCTGGCGAAACGCGATTCCGAATGGATGGGGAAAATATACAGGTTCCTAGGGCTGACCGTCGGCACGGTACAGCACAACATAACCGAGAGCGCCAGGATTGAGGCATACAGGTCGGACATAACATACGGAACGAATAACGAGTTCGGTTTCGATTATCTCCGCGATAACATGAAATTCGATATCAAGCAGTGCGTTCAAAGGGAGCTGAATTTCGCCATAGTGGACGAGGTCGATTCGATCCTGATAGACGAAGCGAGGACCCCGCTGATCATATCCGGCCCGGCGGAGGAATCGACCGACAAGTACATGAAGATAGACCGGATAATGCCTCAGTTATTGAAGAAGGATAAATTCTACACGACTGATGAAAAGGCGCGCTCCGCCATGCTCACGGAGGATGGCGTGGCGAAGGCCGAAGAGCTTCTCGATCTTGAAAACCTTTACGACCCGCGGAACGTTGAAATCCTTCATCACGTCAATCAGGCGTTGAAGGCGCACACTCTTTTCAAGATAGACGTCGATTACGTGGTCAAGGATGATCAGGTGCTGATAGTGGATGAGTTTACCGGAAGGCTCATGGAAGGGCGCCGATACTCCGACGGATTGCACCAGGCGCTTGAGGCAAAGGAGCGCGTCAAGATCGAAAATGAAAATCAGACGCTGGCGACGATTACTTTCCAGAACTATTTCAGGCTTTATAAAAAACTTTCCGGCATGACCGGAACCGCCGACACGGAAGCGACGGAGTTCCATAACATCTACAAGCTGGAAGTAATAGTTTTGCCGACGAACAGGCCGATGATAAGGGCCGATATGGGGGATCTCATATACAGGACCAAGGGGGAAAAGTACAAGGCGATAGTGGAGCACATTGCCGAAACGCACAAGACGGGACAGCCGGTGCTTGTAGGTACCATTTCCATCGAAAAGTCAGAGCATATCTCCAACATGCTGAAGAGGAAAGGGATCAAGCACAATGTCCTAAACGCGAAACAGCATGAGAAAGAGGCCGAGATAGTCGCGCAGGCGGGGCGAAAGGGCGCCGTAACGATAGCAACGAACATGGCAGGCCGAGGTACCGATATTGTTCTTGGTGGAAATGTGGAGAAACTGGTAGAGCAGGAAGGCCTCAGTGTCGAGGAAGACAGGGAAGCCTACGAGGCTAGACAGAAAGAGATAGAGGCGAGATGCGCAGTGGAGAAGGAGGAAGTGCTCAAAGCCGGCGGTCTGATGATCATCGGAACAGAAAGGCACGAATCTAGGCGAATAGACAACCAGCTCCGTGGCCGTTCGGGACGCCAGGGTGATCCGGGCGTGACGAGATTTTATCTTTCGCTTGAAGACGACCTCATGCGGATATTCGGTTCAGACAGGATCTCCGGCCTGATGGAGAAGCTCGGCATGGAAGAGGATGTCCCCATCGAGCACAAGATGGTCTCAAGGGCGATAGAGAACGCGCAAAAGAGGGTGGAAGGGCACAACTTCGATTCCCGAAAGCATATTCTCGAATACGACGACGTGATGAACAAGCAGCGCGAAGTCATCTATGGGCAGCGGAAACTTATTCTTGAAGGGGCCGATCTGCGCGAAGAGGTTATCGAATTTGCCAAGATAAGCGCCGACAGGCTTGTAATGGAGCATGTGCCGGAAAAGGCCCACCCGGACGAGTGGGATTTTGATGGATTGAAGAAAGGCCTTCAGGGGCAGTTCGGCATTGAGGCTTCCGCGGACGAAAAGAAGAATCTTATGATAGGCGGGCAACAGCTTTCGTATGAAACAATGTTGCAGGACGATGTGTTCGATGCGATAGACAAGGCGATCGAAGCGGCCTATGAAAGGCAGGAAGAGGCTATCGGCAAGCCGCGGCTCAGGGATTTCGAGCGCTACATCATGCTCAATGTTCTTGATAACCAGTGGAAAGAGCACCTCCTGATGATGGATCACCTGAAGGAAGGGATAGGATTCAGGGGATACGCGCAGAAGAACCCGCTGAACGAATACAAGAGAGAAGGGCACGACCTTTTTCACGAGATGATAGAGCGTTTCAAAACCGAGGTAGCATCCATCCTCTTCCGCGTAAAGGTGGAAGAGAACGCGGAAGTCCCCCTGGTTCAGCAGAGAAAACCGCGGCAGGTTGTTGAGAGCAGGGGGGATATCGATCCTTCCGAGCCGAGAACAGTCAAGCGGGAGGGGGAGAAAGTGGGGAGGAACGATCCCTGTCCTTGCGGATCGGGGAAGAAATACAAAAAGTGCCACGGCGCTTAA
- a CDS encoding bifunctional (p)ppGpp synthetase/guanosine-3',5'-bis(diphosphate) 3'-pyrophosphohydrolase produces the protein MRAARTKGIHLEDIIEKLREYLPDAKVENILSAYAYASKAHGGQTRLSGQPYMNHPMEVALLLTRLKMEPNAIATALLHDTVEDTNATLEEIESLFGKEIALMVDGLTKLGKLRFQSHEQRQAENVRKMILAMSHDIRIVIIKLVDRLHNMRTLEYLTPERQRAISEETLDIYAPLANRLGIAWLKAELEDLSFLYVYPNEYSHLKKLMEGKREDFNKIILATCNQAHELLKKERIIGEVSGRTKGLYSLFNKMREQNLEFEEVHDIIGVRIITNSYLDCYKILGLIHATWKPVPGKFKDYLAMPKENMYQSIHTTVLTQFGSRVEFQIRTQMMHNISEDGIAAHWRYKEGNKSDAGGNDNLVWVRRLLELGMSIDNPKEFLENVKMDLFPDEVYVFTPRQDVIALPSGATTLDFAYAVHTQVGHTYKKALVNNRPVPINYQLENGDKVEIITSADQSPPRSWLKYVKSSQAKAKLLSHIRSKEKVDSAKLGEDIIVTELKKYGLDPKKYLTEAALDKTTKALGYSSKEILLQRIGFSKVPIYGFMQKLLPDSAWQKVESTRRRSLRGIFSKFIGRKSAENFGVRVGDFNNMLIRFAGCCNPVPGDSILGYVSSGQGLVIHNRSCPILKRLEPDPDRFIEAQWEISQKKHVRPVRILAYSVNKPGILASVSTAIAECKANISNAIITPSDYKGGQLDLTVEIEDLTHLEKVIKAVKRVEGVKFVKRIMEEVKETEEITIDDAD, from the coding sequence ATGAGAGCGGCAAGAACGAAGGGTATCCACCTTGAGGACATAATAGAAAAACTGCGGGAATACCTCCCCGACGCCAAGGTGGAAAATATTCTTTCAGCCTACGCGTATGCTTCCAAGGCCCACGGAGGGCAAACGAGGCTCTCCGGCCAGCCGTACATGAATCATCCTATGGAAGTCGCGCTGTTGCTTACCAGGCTGAAAATGGAGCCGAATGCCATAGCCACCGCGCTTCTGCATGATACCGTGGAAGATACAAACGCGACACTCGAAGAGATAGAGTCGCTGTTCGGAAAAGAGATCGCCTTGATGGTTGACGGCCTGACAAAACTGGGAAAGCTCCGTTTCCAGAGCCATGAACAGAGGCAGGCTGAAAACGTAAGGAAGATGATCCTGGCGATGTCCCACGACATCAGGATAGTCATCATAAAACTTGTCGACAGACTCCATAACATGCGGACGCTGGAGTATCTAACCCCTGAGCGCCAAAGGGCGATCTCGGAAGAGACGCTTGATATATACGCCCCACTGGCAAACAGGCTCGGCATCGCCTGGCTGAAGGCGGAGCTGGAAGACCTTTCATTCTTGTACGTTTATCCAAACGAATACTCCCACCTGAAAAAACTGATGGAAGGGAAGCGGGAGGACTTCAACAAAATCATTCTCGCCACCTGCAATCAGGCGCATGAACTGCTGAAAAAAGAACGGATAATTGGTGAAGTATCCGGACGCACCAAGGGCCTCTACAGCCTTTTCAACAAAATGAGGGAACAAAACCTCGAATTCGAGGAAGTGCACGACATAATCGGTGTGCGGATAATCACAAACTCATATCTGGACTGCTACAAGATACTCGGGCTAATACATGCGACATGGAAACCGGTGCCGGGCAAATTCAAGGACTACCTGGCAATGCCAAAGGAGAACATGTATCAATCCATCCACACGACAGTCCTTACACAATTCGGCAGCCGCGTCGAATTCCAGATACGGACACAGATGATGCACAACATAAGCGAAGACGGCATTGCCGCGCACTGGCGGTACAAGGAAGGAAACAAATCGGATGCCGGCGGCAATGACAATCTTGTGTGGGTAAGGAGACTTCTGGAACTGGGAATGAGCATCGATAATCCAAAGGAGTTCCTCGAAAACGTGAAGATGGATCTCTTCCCAGACGAGGTGTATGTATTTACGCCCCGTCAGGATGTTATAGCGCTTCCAAGCGGCGCGACCACGCTCGACTTTGCCTATGCAGTACACACCCAGGTGGGACACACCTATAAAAAAGCGCTGGTAAATAACAGGCCGGTGCCGATAAATTACCAACTTGAGAACGGTGATAAAGTGGAGATCATTACCTCTGCGGATCAGAGCCCGCCAAGGTCATGGCTTAAATACGTCAAATCGTCACAGGCAAAAGCAAAGCTTCTTTCGCATATAAGGAGCAAGGAGAAGGTTGATTCTGCGAAGCTCGGCGAAGATATTATTGTAACGGAGCTGAAGAAATACGGACTCGACCCGAAAAAGTACCTCACGGAAGCGGCATTGGATAAAACCACCAAAGCGCTTGGATACAGCTCAAAGGAAATCCTTTTACAGAGGATCGGATTTTCCAAAGTGCCGATTTACGGGTTCATGCAGAAACTTCTGCCGGATAGTGCATGGCAAAAGGTGGAATCGACGAGGCGCCGTTCTTTAAGAGGGATATTCAGCAAATTCATCGGGAGAAAATCTGCGGAGAATTTCGGAGTGCGCGTCGGCGATTTCAACAATATGCTTATCAGGTTTGCCGGATGCTGTAACCCCGTGCCTGGCGATTCGATACTCGGGTATGTCTCAAGCGGGCAGGGACTGGTGATCCATAACCGCTCCTGCCCCATCCTGAAAAGGCTCGAGCCAGATCCCGACAGATTCATAGAGGCGCAATGGGAGATCAGCCAGAAGAAGCATGTCCGCCCTGTCCGCATACTTGCCTACTCGGTAAACAAACCCGGAATACTGGCATCCGTATCTACTGCCATCGCTGAATGTAAAGCAAATATATCGAACGCCATCATAACGCCGTCCGACTACAAAGGGGGACAGCTCGATCTAACGGTCGAGATAGAGGATCTTACTCATCTAGAAAAGGTTATCAAGGCCGTAAAGAGGGTTGAAGGGGTGAAATTCGTAAA